In a genomic window of Pseudoxanthomonas sp. Root65:
- a CDS encoding GNAT family N-acetyltransferase gives MSTGLDYGIETVDYATGAAPVHQVRDVVFVQEQQVPRELERDALDPLSHHVLARDAAGTPIGTARLTPEHRIGRMAVLSAWRGRGVGDALLVALLDEARRRQWPDVSLHAQVTAETFYARHGFVPEGERFVEAGIEHQGMRRHLAGPASIVHRAEAVAIATAVVTQARRALVIYSRALDPGLWDAPAVVEALRRFATRQRGAQVSVLLHDAGTPQRALAPLIGLGQRLPSVFAFREVQDPVDLAYTAAFVANDDHGYYHRPLGHRFDGEAGLAHAGRARQLRDEFMQMWERSRPVTEYRALGL, from the coding sequence GTGAGCACAGGCCTGGACTACGGCATCGAAACCGTCGATTACGCCACCGGCGCGGCGCCGGTGCACCAGGTCCGGGACGTGGTCTTCGTGCAGGAACAGCAGGTGCCGCGCGAGCTGGAGCGCGATGCGCTCGATCCCCTCAGTCATCACGTGCTGGCCCGCGACGCAGCGGGGACGCCCATCGGCACCGCGCGCCTGACGCCAGAGCACCGCATCGGCCGCATGGCGGTGCTCTCGGCCTGGCGCGGCCGCGGCGTCGGCGACGCCCTGCTGGTCGCCCTGCTGGACGAGGCCCGCCGTCGCCAGTGGCCCGATGTCTCGCTGCACGCCCAGGTCACGGCCGAGACCTTCTACGCCCGGCACGGCTTCGTGCCGGAGGGGGAGCGCTTCGTTGAGGCCGGCATCGAGCACCAGGGCATGCGCCGGCACCTGGCCGGGCCCGCCAGCATCGTCCATCGCGCCGAAGCCGTGGCCATCGCCACTGCCGTGGTGACCCAGGCACGCCGCGCGCTGGTGATCTACAGCCGGGCGCTGGATCCGGGGCTCTGGGATGCGCCCGCGGTCGTGGAGGCGTTGCGCCGCTTCGCCACTCGCCAGCGTGGCGCGCAGGTCAGCGTGCTGCTGCACGATGCCGGTACCCCGCAGCGGGCGCTGGCCCCGCTGATCGGCCTGGGCCAGCGCCTGCCCAGCGTGTTCGCCTTCCGCGAAGTGCAGGACCCGGTGGACCTGGCGTACACCGCCGCCTTCGTCGCCAACGACGACCACGGCTACTATCACCGCCCGCTCGGCCATCGCTTCGATGGCGAAGCGGGCCTCGCGCACGCCGGTCGCGCCCGGCAGCTGCGGGACGAGTTCATGCAGATGTGGGAGCGTTCGCGCCCCGTCACCGAGTACCGGGCGCTGGGCCTCTGA
- a CDS encoding 2-oxoglutarate dehydrogenase E1 component yields MDNLLKQFAQSSQLNGGNASYVEDLYEQYLVSPESVGPKWKAYFDGFKGREAGDVPHSVVIQQITDAARQAANNGHVVAAGGDERERNVGRLITAYRSRGHLGARLDPLGLTPPVNPPDLDLAFHNLSERDLDSEFSTGNVGGNSRMKLRDLLARLKAAYTGPIGVEFMHIPEVEQRQWLYQRLETAGGQFGLSDEAKRRTLERLTAAEGLERYLHTKYVGQKRFSLEGGDALIPLLDTMIRSAGEGGVKDIVVGMAHRGRLNVLVNTLGKSPRKLFDEFEGKFEHDNSLAHAGDVKYHMGFSADIATPGGPVHLALAFNPSHLEIVDPVVAGSVRSRQERRTDAARQTVLPIIMHGDAAFAGQGVVMELFQMSQARGFAVGGTLHIVINNQIGFTTSNKEDARSTMYCTDVAKMVGAPVFHVNGDDPEAVVFVAQMAYDFRQQFKKDVVIDLVCYRRHGHNEADEPAATQPVMYQTIRKHATTREMYAATLEAAGVIPAEGGKALADAYRNKLDSGEYTTELAKQKDDELAIDWSKYLSGKLSDPVDTRVKRKSLDSLAKIITTIPAGVALHPRVAKIYEDRVKMAAGEQPADWGFAENLAYATLLAEGNGLRLVGQDAGRGTFFHRHAILHDQKTDSYYLPLRQLVEQPEQATIIDSLLSEEAVMAFEYGFSTTDPNTLCIWEAQFGDFANGAQVVIDQFIAAGEAKWGRISGLTLLLPHGYEGQGPEHSSARLERFLQLCAVENMLVCVPTTPAQCYHMLRRQMRMTTRKPLVVMTPKSLLRHKLAVSTLDELANGEFQHLIPDAVADAKKVKRVVVCSGKVYYDLLEDAQKRGQDDVALVRVEQLYPFPRPQLAAELKRYGKATEVVWCQEEPQNQGAWYQIKHHLQACLAEKQTLHYAGRARSPSPAAGHFAEHVEEQLKLVADALVNKLGNDNVAE; encoded by the coding sequence GTGGACAACCTCCTGAAGCAGTTCGCGCAATCCTCGCAGCTCAACGGAGGCAACGCCTCCTACGTTGAAGACCTGTACGAGCAGTACCTCGTTTCCCCGGAAAGCGTGGGCCCCAAATGGAAGGCCTACTTCGATGGCTTCAAGGGCCGCGAGGCCGGCGACGTGCCGCATTCGGTGGTCATCCAGCAGATCACCGACGCCGCCCGCCAGGCCGCCAACAACGGCCATGTCGTGGCCGCCGGCGGCGACGAGCGCGAGCGCAACGTGGGCCGCCTGATCACCGCCTACCGGTCGCGTGGACACCTGGGCGCCCGGCTCGACCCGCTGGGCCTGACCCCGCCGGTCAACCCGCCCGACCTGGACCTGGCCTTCCACAACCTGTCCGAGCGCGATCTCGACAGCGAGTTCAGCACCGGCAACGTCGGCGGCAATTCGCGCATGAAGCTGCGCGACCTGCTGGCCCGCCTGAAGGCGGCCTACACCGGCCCCATCGGGGTCGAGTTCATGCATATCCCGGAAGTCGAACAGCGCCAGTGGCTGTACCAGCGCCTGGAGACGGCCGGTGGCCAGTTCGGCCTGTCGGACGAGGCCAAGCGCCGTACCCTGGAGCGGCTGACCGCGGCAGAGGGCCTGGAGCGCTACCTGCACACCAAGTACGTGGGCCAGAAGCGCTTCTCGCTGGAAGGCGGCGACGCGCTGATCCCGCTGCTCGACACGATGATCCGCAGCGCCGGCGAAGGCGGGGTCAAGGACATCGTGGTGGGCATGGCCCATCGCGGCCGCCTCAACGTGCTGGTCAACACGCTGGGCAAGAGCCCGCGCAAGCTGTTCGACGAGTTCGAGGGCAAGTTCGAGCACGACAACAGCCTGGCCCACGCCGGCGACGTGAAGTACCACATGGGCTTCTCCGCCGACATCGCCACCCCGGGCGGCCCGGTCCACTTGGCGCTGGCGTTCAATCCCTCGCATTTGGAAATCGTCGACCCGGTCGTGGCCGGCAGCGTGCGGTCGCGCCAGGAGCGCCGCACCGACGCGGCGCGCCAGACGGTGCTGCCGATCATCATGCATGGCGATGCGGCGTTCGCCGGCCAGGGCGTGGTGATGGAGCTGTTCCAGATGTCGCAGGCGCGCGGCTTCGCCGTCGGCGGCACGCTGCACATCGTCATCAACAACCAGATCGGCTTCACCACCAGCAACAAGGAAGACGCCCGCTCCACGATGTACTGCACCGACGTGGCCAAGATGGTCGGCGCGCCGGTGTTCCATGTGAACGGCGACGATCCGGAGGCGGTGGTGTTCGTGGCGCAGATGGCCTACGACTTCCGCCAGCAGTTCAAGAAGGACGTGGTGATCGACCTGGTGTGCTACCGCCGCCACGGCCACAACGAAGCCGACGAGCCGGCCGCGACGCAGCCGGTGATGTACCAGACCATCCGCAAGCACGCGACCACGCGCGAGATGTACGCCGCCACGCTGGAAGCGGCCGGCGTGATCCCCGCCGAGGGCGGCAAGGCGCTGGCCGATGCCTACCGCAACAAGCTGGACTCGGGCGAATACACCACCGAACTCGCCAAGCAGAAGGACGACGAACTGGCGATCGACTGGTCCAAGTACCTGTCGGGCAAGCTGAGCGATCCGGTCGACACCAGGGTCAAGCGCAAGTCGCTCGACTCGCTGGCCAAGATCATCACCACCATCCCGGCCGGCGTGGCGCTGCACCCGCGCGTGGCGAAGATCTACGAAGACCGCGTGAAGATGGCCGCGGGCGAACAGCCGGCCGATTGGGGCTTCGCCGAAAACCTCGCCTACGCCACCCTGCTGGCGGAAGGCAACGGACTGCGCCTGGTCGGCCAGGACGCCGGCCGCGGCACGTTCTTCCACCGCCACGCGATCCTCCACGACCAGAAGACCGACAGCTACTACCTGCCGCTGCGCCAGCTGGTCGAACAGCCGGAGCAGGCCACCATCATCGACTCGCTGCTCAGCGAGGAAGCGGTGATGGCGTTCGAGTACGGCTTCTCCACCACCGACCCCAACACCCTGTGCATCTGGGAAGCGCAGTTCGGCGACTTCGCCAACGGCGCGCAGGTGGTGATTGACCAGTTCATCGCCGCCGGCGAAGCCAAGTGGGGCCGCATCAGCGGCCTGACCCTGTTGCTGCCGCACGGCTACGAAGGCCAGGGGCCGGAGCACAGCTCCGCGCGCCTGGAGCGTTTCCTGCAGCTGTGCGCGGTGGAGAACATGCTGGTCTGCGTGCCCACCACGCCCGCCCAGTGCTACCACATGCTGCGCCGGCAGATGCGCATGACCACCCGCAAGCCGCTGGTGGTGATGACGCCGAAGTCGTTGCTGCGCCACAAGCTGGCCGTGTCCACGCTGGACGAACTGGCCAACGGCGAGTTCCAGCACCTGATCCCCGATGCCGTCGCCGACGCCAAGAAGGTCAAGCGCGTGGTCGTGTGTTCCGGCAAGGTCTACTACGACCTGCTGGAAGACGCGCAGAAGCGCGGCCAGGACGACGTGGCGCTGGTGCGCGTGGAGCAGCTCTACCCGTTCCCGCGCCCGCAGCTGGCCGCCGAACTGAAGCGCTACGGCAAGGCCACCGAGGTGGTTTGGTGCCAGGAAGAGCCGCAGAACCAGGGCGCGTGGTACCAGATCAAGCACCACCTGCAGGCCTGCCTGGCCGAGAAGCAGACGCTGCATTACGCGGGTCGCGCGCGTTCGCCCTCGCCCGCCGCCGGCCATTTCGCCGAGCACGTCGAGGAACAGCTCAAGCTGGTCGCCGACGCACTGGTCAACAAGCTCGGCAACGACAACGTCGCCGAATAA